TCAGCAGCTACCGGTCACCGAGCTGGCGCTGATGGATGTCGAAACGGGGCGTGAGAAAGTGGAGATCATCGCCGCGCTGACGCGGCGTATGCTGAAGCGCAACGGCCTGGAACGGGTAAAGGTCAGCGTGCACTTTGCCCTCGACGGCGCGGTGCAGGGCGCGGCCTTTGTGCTGACCCAGCTACGCGTTGGTCAGCTGGCGGCGCGGGCAGCTGATGAGCGTCTCGGCCTGAAATATCAGATGCTGGGACAGGAAACCACCGGCATCGGCGGCTTTGCCAAAGCGTTGCGCACCATTCCGGTGCTGCTGGAGGTGGCGAAATGCGTGGAGGCACTGGCACCCGACGCCTTTATCATCAACTTCACTAACCCCGCCGGGATGGTAACCGAGGCGGTGTCACGCTACAGCAAGGCGAAAATTATTGGCCTGTGCAACGTGCCGGTTACGATGCATCACATGATTGCCGATATGCTGGAAGCGCCGCATGAGCAGATTAAGCTGCGTTTTGCCGGACTGAATCATATGGTCTGGGTGCATCAGGTGATGCAGCAGGGCAAGGATGTCACCAGCAAGGTTATCGATATGCTCTGTGCCGGACATGCGCTGTCGATGAACAATATCCAGGAAGTGCCCTGGCCCGCCAGCTTCCTGCGCGCCCTGCGGGCGATTCCCTGTCCCTATCATCGCTACTTCTGGCAAACGCGCGCCATGCTGACGGAAGAGATTGAGGCGGCAAAAACGGCGGGCACCCGAGCCGAGCAGGTGATGAAAGTTGAGGCAGAGCTGTTCCAGCTTTACGCCGATCCGCAACTCGATCGTAAACCGGAGCAGCTTAATTTTCGCGGCGGGGCGTTTTACTCCGAAGTGGCGGTCAATCTGATTCGCAGCATTCATACCAACAGCGGAGAGGAGATGGTGGTCAACTGCCGTAACAACGGCGCGATTCAGGGGCTGCCTGATGATGCGGTGGTGGAAACCAACTGCCTGATTGATGCGCAGGGCGCGCATCCACTGGCCTTTGGGCGTCTGCCGCCCGCCATGAATGGCCTGACACAGCAGGTAAAAGATTTTGAACGCCTGACGATTGAGGCGGCGGTGCATGGCGATCGGGACAGCGCATTGCTGGCGCTGGTCACTAACCCGTTAATCGGCGACCTGAGCACCGCAGAAGCGCTGCTGGCGGAAGTACTGGAAAACAATAAGGCCTGGCTGCCGCAGTTTTAGTAAGTGTGCGCCGGTAACCATCATCTCGTGATACGAGAGGGAAAATTATGAATGGCAAAAGATCGTTGATAGAGCGTTACGTCATGCCTGCCGCACTGAAAGTCGCCGGGCAAAAGCATGTGCTTTCTGTTCGTGACGGCATCATTTTAAACATGCCGTTTATGCTGATTGGCTCCTTCTTTTTAATTTTCGCCTACCTGCCGATTCCCGCCTGGGCCGAGATGATGGCGGGGCTGTTTGGCGATGCCTGGCGCGATAAGCTGTTGTATCCGGTTAAGGCCACTTACGACATTATGGCGATTATCTCCAGCTTCGGCATCGCTTACCGGCTGGCAGAAAAGTACCGCACGCTCGATCCGTTAACCAGCGGCGCGCTGGCGCTGGTGGCGTTTATGATGACGATTCCGCAGCATACCCTGTTTGCGCCGGTGGAAGGCGCGGCGCAAAAAATCGTTGATGGCGTGATCCCGGTAAATCTGGTCGGCAGCCAGGGGCTGTTTGTCGCGATTGTTATCTCGCTGCTGTCAACGGAGATCTACCGTTTTGTCAGCGCCCGCAATCTGGTTATTCGTATGCCGGAAGGCGTGCCGCCCGCGGTGGCAAAATCTTTTTTGGCGCTGATCCCCGGCTTCTGCGTACTGGCGTTTGTACTGTTACTCCGTCTGGCGGTAGAAGCATCGCCTTTTGGCGATATCAACACCATGATCAGCACCATTATCGGAATTCCGATGCATCACGTGGGCGGAACGCTGCCGGGGATGATCTTCTCGGTGATTTTGATCGGCGTGCTCTGGACGCTGGGTTTGCACGGCGATGCTATTGTGCTGGTGTTTATCCAGCCGGTCTGGTTAGCGAACATGACGGAAAACTTTACCGCCTTTCAGCACAATCAGCCGGTGCCTCACATCATCACGCAGCAGTTTTACGATCTGTGGATTGCGCCAGGCGGAACCGGCGCGCTGCTGGGGCTGGTCATCTTTATGTTGATACGTAGCCGCAGCGTGCAGATGAAACAGCTGGGAAAAATCGCCGCACCGGGCGCGCTATTCAATATCAGTGAGCCGCTGGTATTTGGTATCCCGCTGGTGATGAATCCCTGGTTCTTCCTGCCGTTTATCCTGACGCCGGTTGTGTTGGTGCTGGTGACCTGGAGTGCCATGTCGCTGGGATTGGTTGCGCCGCCAGCCGGTATTGCGCTGCCTTTCACCACGCCGATTTTCTTCAGTGGCTATCTCGCTACCGGCGGGCATATTTCCGGCACCGTCATGCAGGCGATTAACCTCGGTATTTCGCTGGTGATCTACTATCCCTTCTTCCGGGCCTGGGATAAGCAGAAATGGCGGGAAGAGCAGGCAGCAGCAAGCGCGGCGGCGCAAAAGCGCGCTGCGGAAACAATTATGGCGGAGGGAAGCCAGGCGTAGCCAGCGGCACGCGGCTTTCTCCCGTAACGGCGGCGCACGGCATCAGGTGCGCCGCTCCGTTTATCCTTAATGATTTTTCTTCTGATACCACCATACGGCTTCCCAGGGACGCAGCATCATTTCGCCGGGCATGGGTTTGGCATCGGGATAGTTACTCATTAACACGTCCCACTCCTCGCCGAACGGCTCCTCAGGATGCCAGGCCTGCGCATCACGACTGAAGTTAGCCACCACGATCAGCGTTTCGCCTTCATACTGACGCCGGTAACACCATAAATAAGCGTGATTCGGTAGCAGATCCAGATAGTCGCCCCAGGTCAGGATCAGATAGCGCTTACGCAGCTGAATCAACTTTTGGTAGGTATAGAAAATTGAGTCGGGATCGGCGATAGCCGCTTCCGCGTTGATGGTTTCATAGTTGCGGCTCATGCCGATCCACGGCGTGCCCTCGGTAAAACCGGCGTTTTCGCTGGCGTCCCACTGCATCGGCGTACGTCCGTTATCGCGTGACTTGCTGGCCAGAATCGCCAGCAGGTTTTCGCTATCACGCCCCTGGGTACGCAGCTCGGCATACATGTTATGGCTTTCAATATCGCGATAATCGATGATGCGGGTAAAGCCAGGGTTAGTCATTCCCAGCTCTTCGCCCTGATAGATATAGGGCGTGCCCTGCATGCCGTGCAGCACCAGCGCCAGCATTTTCGCCGACGGCACGCGGTATTCGCCATCATCGCCCCAGCGCGACACCACACGCGGTTGATCGTGGTTACACCAGAACAGGGCGTTCCATGCGCGGTTGCACATCCCCTGCTGCCAGTGGGTAAAGATTTTCTTCTGCGCCACCAGATCCAGCGGCGTTAGCGTCCATTTCTGGCCGTTGCGGAAATCGACCTCAACATGGTCGAAGCTGAACACCATCGACAGTTCGTCACCTTCCAGCGAGCCATACTGCTGGCAATGTTCCAGCGTGGCGGAGGACATCTCGCCTACCGTCATCAGCTCACGTGGACGAAATACGTCGCGGCTCATTTCGCGCATATATTCATGGATGCGCGGGCCATCAGTATAGAGGCGCAGGCCGTCGCCGTCGGGATCGTCAGGGAAATCCTGATGTTTGGAAACCAGGTTCACCACATCAAGACGCAGCCCGTCAATACCACGATCGGCCCAGAAGTTAACAATCTGCTTTAACTCGGCGCGAACGTTTTCATTCTCCCAGTTGAGATCCGCCTGCTCCGGTGCCCAAAGGTGCATATAGTACTGATTACTCTCCGGATGCCAGCGCCAGGCGGAACCGCCAAATTTGGATTTCCAGTTATTCGGTGGCTCGGTGGGCGTTCCGTCCCGCCAGATATAATAATCGCGGTAAGGGCTTTCCGGATTCAGCGATTCGTGAAACCAGTGATGCTGCGTAGAAGAGTGGTTAAACACCATATCGAGGATAACGCGCAGCCCGCGCTTATGCGCCTGTTCAACCAGATGATCGAAATCGCTCATCGTGCCGTAAGCGGGATCGATGGCGGTATAGTTCGCTACGTCATAGCCGTTATCAACCTGTGGTGAAATATAAAAAGGCGTCAGCCAGATCGCATCAACACCCAGCATTTTCAGGTAGTCCAGACGTTGAATCACACCGGCCAGGTCGCCTGTGCCACTACCGGTCGTATCCTGAAAACTTTTGGGATAGATTTCATAAATGACACCGTTCTGCCACCATGGTGGAGTTTTATTCATTGCTCAGTCCTGATTGCTTATCGGGGCGAAAACCTCCGCCCGTTTTATCGAAAAGTTTCTTTTTTTCTTCCCCAATAAGGTTAGCTATTCCTTACGATTACCACACGCCGGAGAAAGCTGAATTCACCTAAAAAGCCACTTTTTGCTACCGCCACCGGGGTAAAAAATAGTGACGTTTCATAAAGTAGCATAATGACAGCATCCGCCAGGCACACAGGTAAAAGTCTCTACAGGGATGTTGCAAAAATTTTCCGTTACCGCTGATTCTGCCATATTAAGCCGATTTTACAGGGAATAAGCAGGTTATAAGCGCGGTAAAAAGGCAGTTTATGCCGCAAGCGTAGTTAAAGATTTTTTTGAACAGGTTGCAGCAGAGGTACAGAAACCGGGAGGGATTAACGACGCACGGCAGAAAAGCGGTCGGAAGAAGAGTGGTCGATATCCAAGGCCGCGTCTGTATCAGGCTCGGCCTTGCGCATTTAGCAGGACAGGCATTTAGCGACGTACGGCAATCGCTTCAATTTCAATTTTTACATCTTTCGGCAGGCGAGCCACTTCTACGCAGGAACGAGCCGGGAAGGGCGCGCTATGCTCGCTGAAGAATGCTTCGTAGGTGGCGTTAACGGTGGCAAAGTCGTTGAGATCTTTTACGAACACCGTTGTTTTTACGATGTCGCTAACTTTCAGACCGGCCGCTTCGACGATCGCCTGAACGTTTTCCAGCGACTGGCGTGCCTGAGCGGCAACATCGTCAGCAACTGCGCCGGTTTTCGGGTTGACCGGGATCTGACCAGAGGTAATGATCATGCTGCCAAGGTCCACACCCTGAACGTACGGGCCGATCGCGGCTGGGGCATTTTCCGTGCTGATTTCGCGTGACATATTTTCTCCTGATTAATGACCTGTTGCGGACGGGCGGCCTGCCCGCCGCTTCGCCTCCATTATAGGGAGACGAAAAGTGATTACCAGTTTGCCAACACGACCTGGTGCGCAAATTCTTTCTCGCAATATTTGCATTTAAGCCTCACTGACTCGTCGCGTTTCCTTACCTTAAAGCTGGAAAAGACCGGTTCGCTGCGGCTGATGCAGTTACTGTTGGGGCAGATCAGCACGCGTTCGATGCGATCCGGCAGCGTCGGCACGATCTTGGCAACCACCTGATAATCGTCGATGCGGTTAACGGTGGCGTGTGGCGCATAAACCGCCAGCTGATTGATCTGATCTTCAGTTAAGAAGGTATTTTCAATCTTAATCAAATCCTTGCGCCCCAGCTCGCCGGATGGCAGGTTAAGGCCGATAGTGATGCGCTGATCGGTTTCCGTCAGGCGGAACAGCGTCAAAAGCTTAAAGCCTACCTGCGCCGGAATATGGTCGATTACCGTACCGCGTTTGATCGCTTCTACCTGTAATTTACTTTGCATCATCATCTTCTCCCTCTTACAGAACCGGATCGCTGTTCAGTACCAACGCCAGAAGCGCCTGGCGTGCATAAATGCCATTGCCCGCCTGCTGGAAATACCAGGCGTAGGGCGTTTTATCTACGTCAGTGGCGATTTCATCGACGCGCGGCAGCGGATGCAGCACCTTCATATTGTCGCGTGCGCCTTGCAGCGTGGCGGCACGCAACACGAACTGCGCTTTGACGTTGGCGTATTCAGACGGATCGAGACGCTCTTTCTGCACGCGCGTCATATATAAAATATCTACCTGCGGTATCACCTCTTCAATGCTGTCGTGACGGCTCCACGCAATGCCCTGTTCGTCCAGCATATCGGTAAGATAGGCGGGCATTGCCAGTGCTTCAGGTGCGATAAAGAAGAAGCGGTTGCCTTCAAACTTCGCCAGCGCCTGGGTCAGCGAGTGCACGGTACGGCCATATTTCAAATCGCCTACCATTGCCACGTTCAGATTGCTCAGGCGGCCCTGCGTTTCCTGGATGGTAAACAGATCGAGCAGCGTCTGGGTTGGATGCTGGTTCGCGCCGTCGCCCGCATTCAGTACCGGAATATTTCCGGAAAACTCGGTAGCGAGACGGGCCGCGCCTTCCTGCGGATGGCGCATGACAATCGCGTCAACGTAGGTGCTGACCACTGAGATGGTATCGGCCAGCGTTTCGCCTTTTTTGCCCAGCGAGGTATTGCTGCTGTCGGAAAAGCCCACTACCGACGCGCCCAGGCGATGAATCGCCGTTTCAAAGGAGAGGCGAGTACGCGTTGAGGCTTCGAAGAAGCAGCTGGCAACCACCTTATGCTTCAGCAGCTCCGGCTGCGGATTGGCCTTCAGGCTGGCCGCCGTATGCAGCACCAGCTCCAGCTCCTCGCGGCTGAGATCGTTAATCGAAATAATATGCTTATGATACAGCGGGTTCATGCGTCGCTCTCCTTTAGGCATGCCGGATTAAGGACGAAAAAAAAGCCCCTACAATGAGGGGCTTTCTTACGATCGGTAACTGACGGAAGGAAATAAGCGCTACGCCTGCATTCAGGCATAAAAGAGCGCGACATATTTTACTGCTCAGCTGCATAGATCCTCCCGGCAAATTGTCGGGCATTATACGCATTCAGTTCACGGCTTCAAGCAAAAAAAACGCGCCATATAATCGTTTGCGTATCCTTATCAGGCCGGTTTTACCAGCGTAGCAATCATTACCGCCTTAATGGTATGCAGGCGGTTTTCTGCCTGATCGAACACAATGCTGTGCTCGGATTCGAAGACTTCATCGGTTACTTCCATCCCGCCGTGCAGATCGTACTGCTCGGCCATCTGCTTGCCCAGCGTGGTTTGATCGTCATGCAGCGCAGGCAGGCAGTGCAGGAACTTCACCTGCGGATTGCCGGTAAGTTGTAGCATCGCCATATTGACCTGATAGTCACGCAGCAGCGTGATGCGTTCTTGCCAGCGCGCTTTCGCCTCGCCCATGGAAACCCAAACGTCGGTATAGATAAAATCGGCCTGGCGTACGCCTTCAGCAATATCTTCCGTGAGGGTAATGCGCCCGCCGTTCTGGCTGGCAACCGCCTGGCACTCCGCTACCAGGCTCTCTTCCGGCCAGCAGCTTTTCGGCGCGACCAGCCGCAGATCGAGGCCGGTTAGCGCGGCAGCTTCCATCATGCTGTTGCCCATATTGTTGCGCGCGTCACCGACATAGGCCAGCTTCATCGCCCGCAGCGATTTCTGCGGCAGATGTTCCTGCATCGTCAGCAGATCGGCCAGCAGCTGCGTAGGATGAAACTCATCGGTCAGGCCATTCCATACCGGCACGCCAGCGTACTGTGCCAGCGTTTCCACCACCGCCTGACCGTGACCGCGATATTGAATGCCGTCATACATACGTCCCAGCACGCGCGCGGTATCTTTAATCGACTCTTTATGGCCGATCTGGCTGCCGCTGGGGCCGAGATAAGTAACGTGTGCGCCCTGGTCATACGCGGCAACTTCGAAAGAGCATCGGGTACGTGTCGACTCTTTTTCGAAGATGAGCGCAATGTTTTTACCGCGTAACTGCTGTACTTCGTCACCCTTTTTTTTTGCGATTTTTAATTCAGCGGCGAGCGCCAGCAGTGCATTGATTTCTGCCGGGGTGAAATCGAGCAGCCTGAGGAAATGGCGTTGATAAAACTGGCTCATACAGCACTCCTTGTCTTTTGATGAATGAATTTAAATTCAATTTAAACGTATGAATATTCATTTTCAACCCCAGGCGCAATAAACTTTCGCTTTTGTGTAGTGGCGCGAACGGCAGTGTGGGAAAATAATCACAATGTTTGCCACACACTGAGGAACCCATCATGGCATATGAAGAATTGCTGGAAGAGCAGCGCGAAGAAACCAGAGCGATTATTGAAGAGCTGCTGGAAGATGGAAGCGATCCCGATGCGCTCTATACCATTGAGCATCATCTCTCCTGCGACAGCTTCGACGCGCTGGAAAAAGCGGCGGTAGATGCCTTTAAGCTGGGTTATGAAGTGACCGAGCCCGAAGAGCTGGAGCTGGAGGATGGCACCACGGTAATGTGCGTGGATATCCTGAGCGAGCTGGCGCTCAATGTCGATCTGATTGACGCGCAGGTTGAGCAGCTGGTTAACCTGGCGGGCAAACATAACGTTGATTATGATGGCTGGGGCACCTACTTCGAAGATCCGGACGGTGAGGATGAAGAAGATGAAGAGGGCGATTACCTGGACGACGATGACGATGGCGTTCGCCACTGATCTTCCGTTGTTTTCCTGATTAATCCGGCGCGCTGTGGATGCGGCGCGCTCCATTAACCGTAGCTATGTCATGAACTACACCGATCTGCTTGCTCCCGTTCACCAGTTTCTGCACTGCCGCACGCCCCAACTCTGGATTGATGAGGCGCGTAAAGCGGAGCATCTTCCTTTGCTGCTCACCGATCATATGATCTGCGAATTAAAAGCGGCTCAAACGGCTACCTGGCTGATCCGTAAATATGTAGCGGATAAACCAAGCGGTGACGCCATGCTTGCCTGGCTCCAGCCCTACGAAGCCTTTATTCATCGCGAAGATCGTGACAGCGGCTTTATCGAGGCGCATAAAAATCTGTCGAAACGCATTATCGCCCGCAACGATATCCCGTGGGGCGATGAGCTGCTGGATAAAATGGTGCTGTTGATCAAAGAGGAACTGCACCATTTTTATCAGGTGTGGGAGATTATGCAGGCGCGCAACATTCCCTATCGGAAAATCAGCGCCAGCCGCTACGCCAAAGGCTTGATGCGTGAAGTCACCACCCATGAGCCGCTGACGCTGGTGGATAAGCTGATTTGCGGCGCTTATATTGAGGCGCGCTCCTGTGAGCGCTTTGCCAGCCTGGCACCTTATCTGGATGAGGAGCTGGCAAGATTTTATCTGTCGTTGCTGCGCTCCGAGGCGCGTCACTATCAGGATTATCTGGCGCTGGCGGCGCGTATCGCTCCCTTTGACATCAGCGCACGCGTGCGTCTTATTGGCGAAACGGAAGCGCGCCTGATTCAGGAGCCGGATAACGAACTGCGTTTCCACAGCGGCGTCCCCGCCTGGCGGCTAACCCAGTAAAAAACGCGCAACTCTCTCGCCCGCGCCTGACACCATGTTCGACAGCGGGCGAGCAGGTCGCTTACAGCGTCTTTAACATGGTTACTTCACAATCAACGTGACCGGTGCAGCCCAGCGGGCCATCGATATGCTGAAAGCCCAGCTTCTCATACAGCCGGATCGCCTGAGTCAGGCTGGCGGTGGTTTCCAGATAACAGCGCTTAAAGCCGCGCTCGCGGGCAAATTCAAACGCCTGCAACGCCAGTCGCCAGGCCAGCCCGCGTCCGCGCAGCTGCGGCATAAAATACATCTTTTGCAGCTCACAAATATCAGGTGCGCTGCACTGCAAAGGCGCGATGCCGCCGCCGCCAACGATTTTGCCATTCAGTTCAATCACCCAATAGGCGCTGTTCGCTTCGCTATACAGCTCAAACAGACGATCAAGATTAGGATCGGCAACGGTATAGCCTTTATCGGCGGTCAGGCCGAATTCTGCCGATACGTGACGAATAACCTGGGCAACAAAGGGGTTATCCGCCTCGCGGATGGGGCGAATGCGCAGCGAAGTGTCGGTGGCGATAGTCATACGTCTGGCCTGAATAAAGAAACGAAAAGAGTGTAATAACACCGCTGACGGGGCGATGCAATCTCTGCGGCATTGAGAAAAATTCAGCCATTGCGTTCTCAGCGAAAAGCGTTGCCGTTAAGCGCAATCACAGAGTAATAGCCAACGGCTACCGCTTTACGGCAGGCAAAAAAATACCCCGCCAGCGGATGCTGACAGGGTAGGTTAGAAAGGCTGCCTGTTGACGGCAGAAAGCGCGTATTACAGCGCGGCGATCACGCCCTGCTGCTCAATCAGTTTGGCTTTGCCCTGTTCCAGCTCGGTCATGCGATCGCGCTCTTTGGCGACGACAGCTTCAGGTGCGCGGGCGACGAAAGATTCATTGCCCAGACGGGACTGAATTTTTTCCATCTCGGCTTCAACTTTCGCCAGCTCTTTCGCCAGACGTTCCAGCTCCGCC
The sequence above is a segment of the Mixta intestinalis genome. Coding sequences within it:
- the pyrI gene encoding aspartate carbamoyltransferase regulatory subunit, which gives rise to MMMQSKLQVEAIKRGTVIDHIPAQVGFKLLTLFRLTETDQRITIGLNLPSGELGRKDLIKIENTFLTEDQINQLAVYAPHATVNRIDDYQVVAKIVPTLPDRIERVLICPNSNCISRSEPVFSSFKVRKRDESVRLKCKYCEKEFAHQVVLANW
- the rraB gene encoding ribonuclease E inhibitor RraB, which codes for MAYEELLEEQREETRAIIEELLEDGSDPDALYTIEHHLSCDSFDALEKAAVDAFKLGYEVTEPEELELEDGTTVMCVDILSELALNVDLIDAQVEQLVNLAGKHNVDYDGWGTYFEDPDGEDEEDEEGDYLDDDDDGVRH
- the miaE gene encoding tRNA isopentenyl-2-thiomethyl-A-37 hydroxylase MiaE: MNYTDLLAPVHQFLHCRTPQLWIDEARKAEHLPLLLTDHMICELKAAQTATWLIRKYVADKPSGDAMLAWLQPYEAFIHREDRDSGFIEAHKNLSKRIIARNDIPWGDELLDKMVLLIKEELHHFYQVWEIMQARNIPYRKISASRYAKGLMREVTTHEPLTLVDKLICGAYIEARSCERFASLAPYLDEELARFYLSLLRSEARHYQDYLALAARIAPFDISARVRLIGETEARLIQEPDNELRFHSGVPAWRLTQ
- the celB gene encoding PTS cellobiose transporter subunit IIC, whose amino-acid sequence is MNGKRSLIERYVMPAALKVAGQKHVLSVRDGIILNMPFMLIGSFFLIFAYLPIPAWAEMMAGLFGDAWRDKLLYPVKATYDIMAIISSFGIAYRLAEKYRTLDPLTSGALALVAFMMTIPQHTLFAPVEGAAQKIVDGVIPVNLVGSQGLFVAIVISLLSTEIYRFVSARNLVIRMPEGVPPAVAKSFLALIPGFCVLAFVLLLRLAVEASPFGDINTMISTIIGIPMHHVGGTLPGMIFSVILIGVLWTLGLHGDAIVLVFIQPVWLANMTENFTAFQHNQPVPHIITQQFYDLWIAPGGTGALLGLVIFMLIRSRSVQMKQLGKIAAPGALFNISEPLVFGIPLVMNPWFFLPFILTPVVLVLVTWSAMSLGLVAPPAGIALPFTTPIFFSGYLATGGHISGTVMQAINLGISLVIYYPFFRAWDKQKWREEQAAASAAAQKRAAETIMAEGSQA
- a CDS encoding GNAT family N-acetyltransferase, encoding MTIATDTSLRIRPIREADNPFVAQVIRHVSAEFGLTADKGYTVADPNLDRLFELYSEANSAYWVIELNGKIVGGGGIAPLQCSAPDICELQKMYFMPQLRGRGLAWRLALQAFEFARERGFKRCYLETTASLTQAIRLYEKLGFQHIDGPLGCTGHVDCEVTMLKTL
- a CDS encoding 6-phospho-beta-glucosidase, with the protein product MLKIAIIGGGSSYTPELMEGIIRHYQQLPVTELALMDVETGREKVEIIAALTRRMLKRNGLERVKVSVHFALDGAVQGAAFVLTQLRVGQLAARAADERLGLKYQMLGQETTGIGGFAKALRTIPVLLEVAKCVEALAPDAFIINFTNPAGMVTEAVSRYSKAKIIGLCNVPVTMHHMIADMLEAPHEQIKLRFAGLNHMVWVHQVMQQGKDVTSKVIDMLCAGHALSMNNIQEVPWPASFLRALRAIPCPYHRYFWQTRAMLTEEIEAAKTAGTRAEQVMKVEAELFQLYADPQLDRKPEQLNFRGGAFYSEVAVNLIRSIHTNSGEEMVVNCRNNGAIQGLPDDAVVETNCLIDAQGAHPLAFGRLPPAMNGLTQQVKDFERLTIEAAVHGDRDSALLALVTNPLIGDLSTAEALLAEVLENNKAWLPQF
- the pyrB gene encoding aspartate carbamoyltransferase; this encodes MNPLYHKHIISINDLSREELELVLHTAASLKANPQPELLKHKVVASCFFEASTRTRLSFETAIHRLGASVVGFSDSSNTSLGKKGETLADTISVVSTYVDAIVMRHPQEGAARLATEFSGNIPVLNAGDGANQHPTQTLLDLFTIQETQGRLSNLNVAMVGDLKYGRTVHSLTQALAKFEGNRFFFIAPEALAMPAYLTDMLDEQGIAWSRHDSIEEVIPQVDILYMTRVQKERLDPSEYANVKAQFVLRAATLQGARDNMKVLHPLPRVDEIATDVDKTPYAWYFQQAGNGIYARQALLALVLNSDPVL
- the ridA gene encoding 2-iminobutanoate/2-iminopropanoate deaminase, with the translated sequence MSREISTENAPAAIGPYVQGVDLGSMIITSGQIPVNPKTGAVADDVAAQARQSLENVQAIVEAAGLKVSDIVKTTVFVKDLNDFATVNATYEAFFSEHSAPFPARSCVEVARLPKDVKIEIEAIAVRR
- the argF gene encoding ornithine carbamoyltransferase; this translates as MSQFYQRHFLRLLDFTPAEINALLALAAELKIAKKKGDEVQQLRGKNIALIFEKESTRTRCSFEVAAYDQGAHVTYLGPSGSQIGHKESIKDTARVLGRMYDGIQYRGHGQAVVETLAQYAGVPVWNGLTDEFHPTQLLADLLTMQEHLPQKSLRAMKLAYVGDARNNMGNSMMEAAALTGLDLRLVAPKSCWPEESLVAECQAVASQNGGRITLTEDIAEGVRQADFIYTDVWVSMGEAKARWQERITLLRDYQVNMAMLQLTGNPQVKFLHCLPALHDDQTTLGKQMAEQYDLHGGMEVTDEVFESEHSIVFDQAENRLHTIKAVMIATLVKPA
- the treC gene encoding alpha,alpha-phosphotrehalase — its product is MNKTPPWWQNGVIYEIYPKSFQDTTGSGTGDLAGVIQRLDYLKMLGVDAIWLTPFYISPQVDNGYDVANYTAIDPAYGTMSDFDHLVEQAHKRGLRVILDMVFNHSSTQHHWFHESLNPESPYRDYYIWRDGTPTEPPNNWKSKFGGSAWRWHPESNQYYMHLWAPEQADLNWENENVRAELKQIVNFWADRGIDGLRLDVVNLVSKHQDFPDDPDGDGLRLYTDGPRIHEYMREMSRDVFRPRELMTVGEMSSATLEHCQQYGSLEGDELSMVFSFDHVEVDFRNGQKWTLTPLDLVAQKKIFTHWQQGMCNRAWNALFWCNHDQPRVVSRWGDDGEYRVPSAKMLALVLHGMQGTPYIYQGEELGMTNPGFTRIIDYRDIESHNMYAELRTQGRDSENLLAILASKSRDNGRTPMQWDASENAGFTEGTPWIGMSRNYETINAEAAIADPDSIFYTYQKLIQLRKRYLILTWGDYLDLLPNHAYLWCYRRQYEGETLIVVANFSRDAQAWHPEEPFGEEWDVLMSNYPDAKPMPGEMMLRPWEAVWWYQKKNH